From a region of the Pongo pygmaeus isolate AG05252 chromosome 5, NHGRI_mPonPyg2-v2.0_pri, whole genome shotgun sequence genome:
- the TJAP1 gene encoding tight junction-associated protein 1 isoform X2, which yields MTSAAPAKKPYRKAPPEHRELRLEIPGSRLEQEEPLTDAERMKLLQQENEELRRRLASATRRTEALERELEIGQDCLELELGQSREELDKFKDKFRRLQNSYTASQRTNQELEDKLHTLASLSHSWIFAIKKAEMDRKTLDWEIVELTNKLLDAKNTINKLEELNERYRLDCNLAVQLLKCNKSHFRNHKFADLPCELQDMVQKHLHSGQEAASPGPAPSLAPGAVVPTSVIARVLEKPESLLLNSAQSGSAGRPLAEDVFVHVDMSEGVPGDPASPPVPGSPTPQPNGECHSLSTARGSPEEELPLPAFEKLSPYPTPSPPHPLYPGRRVIEFSEDKVRIPHNSPLPNCTYATRQAISLSLVEEGSERARPSPVPSTPASAQASPHHQPSPAPLTLSAPASSASSEEDLLVSWQRAFVDRTPPPAAVAQRTAFGHDTLPELQRHFAHSPADRDEVVQAPSPRPEESELLLPTEPDSGFPREEEEELNLPIGPEEERQSLLPINSGTQEGPGTSHTEGRAWPLPSSSRPQRSPKRMGVHHLHRKDSLTQAQEQGNLLN from the exons ATGACCAGTGCCGCCCCTGCTAAGAAACCCTACCGTAAGGCACCACCAGAGCATCGGGAGCTGCGTTTGGAAATTCCTGGATCCCGGCTTGAGCAGGAG GAACCCCTGACTGACGCAGAAAGGATGAA GCTCTTGCAGCAGGAGAATGAAGAGCTTCGCCGGCGCCTGGCCTCCGCCACCAGACGCACTGAGGCCCTGGAACGTGAGCTGGAAATCGGGCAGGACtgcctggagctggagctgggccAGAGCCGCGAGGAGCTGGACAAATTTAAGGATAAGTTTCGCAG GCTGCAGAACAGCTACACAGCTTCCCAGCGGACCAACCAGGAGTTGGAGGACAAGCTGCACACACTG GCCTCTCTTAGCCACAGCTGGATTTTTGCA ATCAAGAAGGCTGAGATGGATAGGAAGACGCTGGACTGGGAGATTGTGGAGCTGACCAACAAGCTGCTGGATGCCAAGAACACCATCAACAAGCTGGAAGAGCTCAAT GAGCGGTATCGGCTGGACTGCAACCTGGCTGTACAGCTCCTCAAGTGCAACAAGTCCCACTTCCGAAACCACAAGTTTGCCGAT CTGCCCTGTGAGCTACAGGACATGGTTCAGAAACATCTGCACAGTGGTCAAGAGGCCGCCAGCCCAGGTCCTGCTCCCAGCCTAGCCCCAGGGGCTGTGGTACCTACCTCAGTCATTGCCCGAGTGTTAGAGAAGCCGGAGTCTCTACTGCTTAATTCAGCCCAGTCAGGCAGTGCCGGGCGCCCCTTGGCTGAGGATGTCTTTGTGCATGTGGACATGAGTGAGGGTGTCCCAGGTGATCCAGCCAGTCCCCCGGTGCCTGGCAGCCCCACCCCGCAACCCAATGGGGAGTGCCACTCTCTGAGTACTGCCAGGGGCTCCCCGGAGGAAGAGCTGCCCCTGCCAGCCTTTGAGAAGCTGAGCCCCTACCCAACCCCGTCTCCACCACACCCACTGTATCCTGGCCGCAGGGTAATAGAGTTCTCTGAGGATAAGGTTCGGATCCCCCACAACAGCCCCCTGCCCAACTGCACTTATGCTACCCGCCAGGCCATTTCCCTGAGCTTGGTAGAGGAGGGGAGTGAGCGGGCCCGCCCCAGCCCAGTGCCCAGCACCCCTGCCTCAGCCCAGGCCTCACCCCACCACCAGCCCAGCCCAGCGCCCCTAACACTCAGTGCCCCAGCTAGCTCTGCCAGCTCGGAAGAGGACCTGCTGGTCAGCTGGCAGCGGGCATTTGTGGACCGTACTCCGCCACCTGCCGCTGTGGCCCAGCGCACAGCCTTTGGACATGACACTCTCCCTGAGCTGCAGCGCCATTTTGCCCATAGCCCCGCTGACAGAGATGAGGTGGTCCAGGCACCTTCTCCCCGACCCGAAGAGAGTGAGCTTTTGCTACCCACAGAACCTGACTCTGGCTTTCccagggaggaagaagaagagctgAACCTGCCCATCGGTCCTGAGGAAGAGCGCCAGAGCCTGCTGCCCATTAACAGTGGCACACAGGAGGGGCCAGGCACTTCCCACACTGAGGGCAGGGCCTGGCCACTCCCCAGCTCCAGTCGCCCCCAGCGCAGCCCCAAGAGGATGGGGGTTCACCACCTGCACCGCAAGGACAGCCTGACCCAGGCCCAGGAGCAGGGCAACCTGCTCAACTAG
- the TJAP1 gene encoding tight junction-associated protein 1 isoform X1: MTSAAPAKKPYRKAPPEHRELRLEIPGSRLEQEEPLTDAERMKLLQQENEELRRRLASATRRTEALERELEIGQDCLELELGQSREELDKFKDKFRRLQNSYTASQRTNQELEDKLHTLIKKAEMDRKTLDWEIVELTNKLLDAKNTINKLEELNERYRLDCNLAVQLLKCNKSHFRNHKFADLPCELQDMVQKHLHSGQEAASPGPAPSLAPGAVVPTSVIARVLEKPESLLLNSAQSGSAGRPLAEDVFVHVDMSEGVPGDPASPPVPGSPTPQPNGECHSLSTARGSPEEELPLPAFEKLSPYPTPSPPHPLYPGRRVIEFSEDKVRIPHNSPLPNCTYATRQAISLSLVEEGSERARPSPVPSTPASAQASPHHQPSPAPLTLSAPASSASSEEDLLVSWQRAFVDRTPPPAAVAQRTAFGHDTLPELQRHFAHSPADRDEVVQAPSPRPEESELLLPTEPDSGFPREEEEELNLPIGPEEERQSLLPINSGTQEGPGTSHTEGRAWPLPSSSRPQRSPKRMGVHHLHRKDSLTQAQEQGNLLN, encoded by the exons ATGACCAGTGCCGCCCCTGCTAAGAAACCCTACCGTAAGGCACCACCAGAGCATCGGGAGCTGCGTTTGGAAATTCCTGGATCCCGGCTTGAGCAGGAG GAACCCCTGACTGACGCAGAAAGGATGAA GCTCTTGCAGCAGGAGAATGAAGAGCTTCGCCGGCGCCTGGCCTCCGCCACCAGACGCACTGAGGCCCTGGAACGTGAGCTGGAAATCGGGCAGGACtgcctggagctggagctgggccAGAGCCGCGAGGAGCTGGACAAATTTAAGGATAAGTTTCGCAG GCTGCAGAACAGCTACACAGCTTCCCAGCGGACCAACCAGGAGTTGGAGGACAAGCTGCACACACTG ATCAAGAAGGCTGAGATGGATAGGAAGACGCTGGACTGGGAGATTGTGGAGCTGACCAACAAGCTGCTGGATGCCAAGAACACCATCAACAAGCTGGAAGAGCTCAAT GAGCGGTATCGGCTGGACTGCAACCTGGCTGTACAGCTCCTCAAGTGCAACAAGTCCCACTTCCGAAACCACAAGTTTGCCGAT CTGCCCTGTGAGCTACAGGACATGGTTCAGAAACATCTGCACAGTGGTCAAGAGGCCGCCAGCCCAGGTCCTGCTCCCAGCCTAGCCCCAGGGGCTGTGGTACCTACCTCAGTCATTGCCCGAGTGTTAGAGAAGCCGGAGTCTCTACTGCTTAATTCAGCCCAGTCAGGCAGTGCCGGGCGCCCCTTGGCTGAGGATGTCTTTGTGCATGTGGACATGAGTGAGGGTGTCCCAGGTGATCCAGCCAGTCCCCCGGTGCCTGGCAGCCCCACCCCGCAACCCAATGGGGAGTGCCACTCTCTGAGTACTGCCAGGGGCTCCCCGGAGGAAGAGCTGCCCCTGCCAGCCTTTGAGAAGCTGAGCCCCTACCCAACCCCGTCTCCACCACACCCACTGTATCCTGGCCGCAGGGTAATAGAGTTCTCTGAGGATAAGGTTCGGATCCCCCACAACAGCCCCCTGCCCAACTGCACTTATGCTACCCGCCAGGCCATTTCCCTGAGCTTGGTAGAGGAGGGGAGTGAGCGGGCCCGCCCCAGCCCAGTGCCCAGCACCCCTGCCTCAGCCCAGGCCTCACCCCACCACCAGCCCAGCCCAGCGCCCCTAACACTCAGTGCCCCAGCTAGCTCTGCCAGCTCGGAAGAGGACCTGCTGGTCAGCTGGCAGCGGGCATTTGTGGACCGTACTCCGCCACCTGCCGCTGTGGCCCAGCGCACAGCCTTTGGACATGACACTCTCCCTGAGCTGCAGCGCCATTTTGCCCATAGCCCCGCTGACAGAGATGAGGTGGTCCAGGCACCTTCTCCCCGACCCGAAGAGAGTGAGCTTTTGCTACCCACAGAACCTGACTCTGGCTTTCccagggaggaagaagaagagctgAACCTGCCCATCGGTCCTGAGGAAGAGCGCCAGAGCCTGCTGCCCATTAACAGTGGCACACAGGAGGGGCCAGGCACTTCCCACACTGAGGGCAGGGCCTGGCCACTCCCCAGCTCCAGTCGCCCCCAGCGCAGCCCCAAGAGGATGGGGGTTCACCACCTGCACCGCAAGGACAGCCTGACCCAGGCCCAGGAGCAGGGCAACCTGCTCAACTAG
- the LRRC73 gene encoding leucine-rich repeat-containing protein 73 isoform X1 yields the protein MLPSSIQISGEPLSGAEVRDICRGLRDNAVRLLSLRGCRLCDRDFGRICRALAGATSLAQLNLNLGVVSSPSRIKQLAEALRTNRSIQSLFLHGSPLTDAGLALLNPALALHPALVALDLGDCMLGDEAINLICGLLPPDGAKSGLKELTLSANPGITPKGWSRLAIAVAHSSQVRVLNLDYNPLGDHVAGMLAVAVASSRTLEVLDLEGTGLTNQSAQTLLDMVENYPTALRSLVLAENSISPELQQQICDLLSEGEEEEEVAGGAGDTQEWERGREPAAHQRGSSSWMCPSDPSSQMVLMTSGLGDSLLAETEM from the exons ATGCTGCCCAGCTCCATCCAGATTTCGGGGGAGCCGCTGTCCGGCGCCGAGGTGCGGGACATCTGCCGCGGCCTTCGCGACAACGCCGTGCGCCTGCTCTCACTGCGCGGCTGCCGCCTCTGCGACCGCGACTTCGGCCGCATCTGCCGGGCCCTGGCCGGGGCCACGTCCCTGGCGCAGCTCAACCTTAACCTGGGCGTCGTGTCCAGCCCCAGCCGCATCAAGCAGCTGGCTGAGGCTCTGCGGACCAACCGCTCCATCCAGTCCCTCTT CCTGCATGGGAGCCCCCTGACAGATGCGGGGCTGGCCTTGCTGAACCCAGCCCTGGCTCTCCACCCTGCCCTTGTGGCTCTGGACCTGGGGGACTGCATGCTGGGTGATGAAGCCATCAACCTCATCTGTGGCCTCCTGCCCCCAGACGGGGCCAAATCTG GCTTGAAGGAGCTAACGCTGAGTGCCAACCCTGGCATCACCCCTAAGGGCTGGAGCCGCCTCGCCATTGCTGTGGCCCACAGCTCCCAGGTCCGCGTCCTCAATCTGGATTACAACCCCCTGG GTGACCATGTGGCAGGAATGCTGGCTGTAGCTGTGGCCTCTAGTCGTACCCTAGAGGTCCTAGACTTGGAGGGCACAGGGCTCACCAACCAGTCAGCTCAG ACCCTGCTGGACATGGTAGAAAATTACCCCACAGCTTTGCGGAGCCTGGTGTTGGCTGAGAACAGCATTAGCCCAGAGCTGCAGCAACAGATCTGTGACCTCCTTtctgagggagaggaggaggaggaagtggcagGAGGGGCTGGCGACACCCAGGAATGGGAGAGAGGGCGGGAGCCTGCTGCCCACCAGAGGGGCAGCAGCTCCTGGATGTGCCCCAGCG ATCCCAGCTCTCAGATGGTGCTAATGACGTCAGGACTAGGGGACAGTCTGTTGGCTGAGACCGAGATGTGA
- the LRRC73 gene encoding leucine-rich repeat-containing protein 73 isoform X2 has translation MLPSSIQISGEPLSGAEVRDICRGLRDNAVRLLSLRGCRLCDRDFGRICRALAGATSLAQLNLNLGVVSSPSRIKQLAEALRTNRSIQSLFLHGSPLTDAGLALLNPALALHPALVALDLGDCMLGDEAINLICGLLPPDGAKSGDHVAGMLAVAVASSRTLEVLDLEGTGLTNQSAQTLLDMVENYPTALRSLVLAENSISPELQQQICDLLSEGEEEEEVAGGAGDTQEWERGREPAAHQRGSSSWMCPSDPSSQMVLMTSGLGDSLLAETEM, from the exons ATGCTGCCCAGCTCCATCCAGATTTCGGGGGAGCCGCTGTCCGGCGCCGAGGTGCGGGACATCTGCCGCGGCCTTCGCGACAACGCCGTGCGCCTGCTCTCACTGCGCGGCTGCCGCCTCTGCGACCGCGACTTCGGCCGCATCTGCCGGGCCCTGGCCGGGGCCACGTCCCTGGCGCAGCTCAACCTTAACCTGGGCGTCGTGTCCAGCCCCAGCCGCATCAAGCAGCTGGCTGAGGCTCTGCGGACCAACCGCTCCATCCAGTCCCTCTT CCTGCATGGGAGCCCCCTGACAGATGCGGGGCTGGCCTTGCTGAACCCAGCCCTGGCTCTCCACCCTGCCCTTGTGGCTCTGGACCTGGGGGACTGCATGCTGGGTGATGAAGCCATCAACCTCATCTGTGGCCTCCTGCCCCCAGACGGGGCCAAATCTG GTGACCATGTGGCAGGAATGCTGGCTGTAGCTGTGGCCTCTAGTCGTACCCTAGAGGTCCTAGACTTGGAGGGCACAGGGCTCACCAACCAGTCAGCTCAG ACCCTGCTGGACATGGTAGAAAATTACCCCACAGCTTTGCGGAGCCTGGTGTTGGCTGAGAACAGCATTAGCCCAGAGCTGCAGCAACAGATCTGTGACCTCCTTtctgagggagaggaggaggaggaagtggcagGAGGGGCTGGCGACACCCAGGAATGGGAGAGAGGGCGGGAGCCTGCTGCCCACCAGAGGGGCAGCAGCTCCTGGATGTGCCCCAGCG ATCCCAGCTCTCAGATGGTGCTAATGACGTCAGGACTAGGGGACAGTCTGTTGGCTGAGACCGAGATGTGA